The DNA region ACCGATGCCGAGACGCCGGAGGATGGTCTGCCCGCTCTCATGCCCGCGATCGCGGAAGAGCTGCCGATCTCCGTCCTGCTTCTGGGCATGGGGGCGGACATGCACACGGCCTCGATCTTTCCGGGCGCTGACAGGCTCGCCGAAGCACTGGCGCCGGACGCGCCGCTTCTCGTGCCCATGCGCGCGCCGGGCGCGCCGGAGCCGCGGGTGACCTTGCCCGCGCACGTGCTCGCGGGCGCCATGACGACCCATGTCGTCATCACCGGCGCGGAAAAGCGGGAAGCCCTCGAACGGGCGCAAAAGCTGCCACCGGCCGAGGCCCCCATCGCCACCGTCCTGAAATCCGCCAACATACATTGGGCTGAATGATGAAATTCGATGCACTCCAGCGCAAAGCCGCGGCGGTCAAGGACCGCGCGATCCTCGATCTCTTTGACGGGGACCGCGCCGCGGATTTCTCGCTGGAGGCCGATGGGCTGCTCTTCGATTACGCGAAGACGAATATCGACGCCGAGACCCGGGAGATGCTGCTTTCGCTCGCAGCGCCCGTGGCGGAAGCCCGCGACGCGATGTTTTCGGGTGCCAAGATCAACGAGATGGAAGGCCGCGCCGTTCTTCACGCCGCGCTGCGCAGCCATGACCGCCCCGTCATGGTGGACGGCCAGGACGTGATCCCGGGCGTCAAGGACAC from Pseudomonadota bacterium includes:
- the pgl gene encoding 6-phosphogluconolactonase, which encodes MRFIEYADRELMMMDLANTLAGDLKNCLLQHPWASFVVPGGTTPGPIFDALCASSLDWERVHIMLSDERWVPESSERSNTRLIRARLLQDRAAAARFIPFYTDAETPEDGLPALMPAIAEELPISVLLLGMGADMHTASIFPGADRLAEALAPDAPLLVPMRAPGAPEPRVTLPAHVLAGAMTTHVVITGAEKREALERAQKLPPAEAPIATVLKSANIHWAE